ATTCGACCAATCCTGTGAGCAGAACGAATTGCCCCTGGACCGGGCCTGCACCGGGGCGTGTTCTGTCAAGATCTTGACCAATCTTAGGCCAGGTTCCAGGGCGGACTTTCAAGAGGATGGAATCAGGGCGGGCGTTCGGGCTTCGGGAGACGCACAGCCCAGCTCCGGAGGCGGGGCCTAGCGAAGGGCTCCTGCCAATCGTGCTAAGGCCCTGAGGGGGTGTGGCCCACTTTGGGGCGTGGCTGCCTGTTCCGGGCCTCCCGGGGGCGTGTCCGGCCTGGACCGCGGCGGGGGCCATGTCCGCGCCGCCCGCGTTGCAGATTCGCGAGGCGAACGCACACCTGGCTGCGGTTCACCGGCGCGCGGCGGAGCTGGAGGCGCGGCTAGAGGCCGCGGAGCGCACGGTGAGCGCCCAAGCAGAGCGCCTGACCCTCCAAGATCAGCAGTTGCGCGCCGCCCTGGACGAGCTGGGCCACGCCAAAGACCGGTGAGACTGGGATCCGGCCAGGTGACTTCCCAGAGGAGGAGGGCGGAGGCAGAGATGAGATTGGACGGGGAAGAAGAGTAGGAACCCTGTGAATTCACGTGGGGGCTGGACTGCTGATGGgattggaggaagaaaagaaaaaaaaaaaagaaattcacaaagCAAAACTCGGATTAGTCCTCAGGATGTAAATGAAGAAACACGTGTGAATTTGTAACTTCAAATAGCCTATTTTTCCCACAAGGCAAGATCAGCGGGTACTGACTGGCACAGGGAGCACCTACTCCCTGCTGTCGGCACTGGGAGCCATGGCAGTTTCTTGAGCAGGGGAAGATATGATCATATCAGCATTTTTGAAGAGTTCCTTTTGGCAGCTGAAGATTGAAAGAGATGAGACAAGtacccagggaggagggaggacctGGGGTCCAGATGGGAAACAAGGAATTCAGAGCTCATTTGATTCATCCATTTGTCTTTAATGAGCACCTGatatgtgccaggtgctgggctGGGTCTGGAGCGCATTGGTAAGAGACAGACATATCACTGGGTGGTTATATCATGGGATGATCAAGGTTTGTGATGGGAGGGGGCAGATCACACAATCTCTGGGACCCAaagggaggcttcctggaggagccaTCAAAGCATTAGAAATGGGAAAAGATGTTGAGGATCAGGAACTGCAGAAAGATGGGGAGTGGTGAGCTGTTGTGGCTTGGGCTGCCTTAACAAAGCAGTATGGCTAGCATCTCAGAAAACAAggttcatttctcacagttctggaagctggaagtatGCAATCAGGGTGCCAGTTGGTTGGGTTCTGGTGAAAGTACCCTGGCTTGCAGACTTCCACCTGTTGCTTGTTCTTGGTGGCAGAGAGACTGAGCAAGCTCTCTGGtgcctcttcttataaggacactaattctGTCATGGGATCACAACCTCAGACTTCATTTaaccctaattacctcccaaagccTCCATCTTGTGGGTGGGGATTTAGGGCTCACATGAACTGGGTGGAGACACAGAGTCAGTAACAGAGAGGGGCCTGGAGGCAGTGGTGGGGACAGCCATGGGGAGCTGTGGGAGGGCTGGGAGTCGGGGGAACTGCCTCTCTGCTCTCCCACCATCCTAACTGCCCCGCTTTGCCTTCCTGCAGTGAGATTGCCGCTCTCCAGGAGCAGCTGCTGACCTCCGAGGCCGCCATCCACAGCCTGCAGGCTGCTGTGCGCCAGAGGGATGAACTCATCCAGCAGTTGCAGCCACGGGCCAAGCTGCTACAGGACATTTGTCGCCGGCGGCCACCCCTGGTCGCACTGCTGGCTGACCTGGCTGAGGCCGAGCGTCTGGGGCCCTTGCCAGCCAGTGACCCAGGCCATCTGCTCCCTAGTGGGCCTGGCCCACCCCTTGCCAACAGCACTGGTGAGAAGGCGGACCAGGACCACCCCCATCCTACGATGTTTGGGACCACAGTGTGAGCCTAGAGCAGATTCCAGAATGAAAGCAGAAGGCTCCTTTGGGGATTTCCACCTGTGTCTAGGGGCAGCCACGACCCTTTCCAAACATCAGAGCAATCTAAAAAGTTTCCAATTGGGCCCACAGGCCAAATACACATGTTTAATCTGACAAGTTAAAACAAACGACAAAACTTTGAATCCATCCTCTTGTTGAACAACTGGTGATGCTTCTGGAGAAGCTGGATATCTGGCTTCAGACCTGGCTGGCCTCGTCTGGCTCTGAGTCCAGGGTACCCTTTTATCCAGGGTGAGTTCTATTGGTGCCCTCACCTCTGAGGCTGTTGACCTGGCTCTGGAAGCATCTGAATTTGAGACCTCTGTCTGGTGGAGACAGATGGCCTCAAGTTCCACAAGATTTGTTGTCCTTTGCCTTGATACTGTTCCTCCTGACACACCCTAAAGTGTTTCTTAGCTTTTGACCTTGGACCACAGCTAGGGGCTGGAAGCCTCATGCCAATCTGCATTGACTGTGTGATGACACATTTCTATCCTAGATCTCTGTCCCCTAACTCTGACCTTTCCTCCACATTTACTCCCAAAGGATGAGCTGGCAGGGGTGACAGCCGAGACGCTCTCCTCAGGGTGCGCTGCCTGGGACTTGCACGCGGGCTCTTCTCTCTTCCTATAACTTTTCCCCCCAGATTGCCACATGATTGGCTCCTTGTCACTCAGGTCTTTGCTCAGATATTACCTCCAAGAGGCCTTCTGTGACTATCTTACTTGGAGTAGTCCCTCCTTTACCCTGCCAGCCCCGCCCACCATCATTCCATGCCATTCTCTTTATGGAGTGTCACACTATCTCACCAGCAGCTCAACTCCTTGACAGCAGGGTTTTTGTCTCTTGTTCTGTTTGTCACCGGTGCCTGACATTTCTCAGAGCCCCCCTCAGGGACAGGGATGGTCCTGTGAGCCCTGAGGGagcccctccccagggccagccaAGCTTGTGTGGCAGCATGCAGAGACACTGTTTTTTTAACTCCTTGTTTCTAGCTGTCCTTGCCACCCAAGGCACTCAGGGAACTTTGCCCTTTATCAAACCAAGGAGGGGACTCAGGCCCTGTACCTCCCGCTCCCTGCCTGGCGGGCCGCCTTCCCCGGCTCCACACTCAGGGAATTGTCATGCCAGCAAGTGCCGAAGAACAGGGACTGTTTCAATGGGTGGTCATTCACAGCCCTGGGATGGTGCCGCCTTCCTGCCTGCATCCAACAGTGACTCTCAGTGCAGTGACAATGGCCCCATTTTCCCCTCTGGATGAACAAGGGAACTGCTGTTTGCACAAAGGGAAGGCAGGCTGGGGCCTGTCTGCGCTCAAGCATAAACCGTCTGCTTTCTCTGCTGGGCCCTTCATCCTCTCCCTGGCGTGGGCAGGAGAGCTGGCCCTGCGTGTTGTGCGTGGTCGTGGTTGGGGTCCTGGGAGCTTTGGAGACAGCAGTTCCAGTGCAGGGAGCTGGTGCCACAGTTGTCTAATCTGGACAGCAGATTTGTCCCCTTCTTACAGCTTTGGGCAGAGGCCTCCAAGTAAAGCGGACGGGCCTCCAGTTCCGCAAGGCCAGGGCAGCGTCCCGTGCTGGGAGGTTGctggaattctttattttctgcGGGGCTGGGGAGGGCGCCCAGAGCCCCCCACATGGGCAAGGGCTCCagcactgagctgcactcccagcctggcgttgtgttttttaaaaagtgaaaatttccGGGGGCGTAGTCCAGCATATACCTGGCTTGTGGGGGACCCTGTATTCCACCcctaatgcaaaaataaaaaaccttaaaaaaattataaaaattgattatattttc
This is a stretch of genomic DNA from Ictidomys tridecemlineatus isolate mIctTri1 chromosome 2, mIctTri1.hap1, whole genome shotgun sequence. It encodes these proteins:
- the Vmac gene encoding vimentin-type intermediate filament-associated coiled-coil protein, with product MSAPPALQIREANAHLAAVHRRAAELEARLEAAERTVSAQAERLTLQDQQLRAALDELGHAKDREIAALQEQLLTSEAAIHSLQAAVRQRDELIQQLQPRAKLLQDICRRRPPLVALLADLAEAERLGPLPASDPGHLLPSGPGPPLANSTGEKADQDHPHPTMFGTTV